In Tenrec ecaudatus isolate mTenEca1 chromosome 5, mTenEca1.hap1, whole genome shotgun sequence, the following are encoded in one genomic region:
- the PDHB gene encoding pyruvate dehydrogenase E1 component subunit beta, mitochondrial, which yields MAVPLALVRRPLQQVTGLLRRRFHRSAPAALQVTVRDAINQGMDEELERDEKVFLLGEEVAQYDGAYKVSRGLWKKYGDKRIIDTPISEMGFAGIAVGAAMAGLRPICEFMTFNFSMQAIDQVINSAAKTYYMSAGLQPVPIVFRGPNGASAGVAAQHSQCFAAWYGHCPGLKVVSPWNSEDAKGLIKSAIRDNNPVVMLENELMYGVAFELSEAAQSKDFLIPIGKAKIERPGTHITVVSHSRPVGHCVEAATVLSKEGIECEVINMRTIRPMDIETIEASVMKTNHLVTVEGGWPQFGVGAEISARIMEGPAFNYLDAPAVRVTGADVPMPYAKILEDNSVPQVKDIIFAIKKALNI from the exons ATGGCGGTGCCCCTTGCGCTGGTGCGGCGGCCCTTGCAGCAG GTGACTGGGCTGCTGCGGAGGCGATTCCACCGATCGGCGCCGGCGGCGCTCCAG GTGACAGTTCGAGATGCTATAAACCAAGGCATGGATGAGGAGCTGGAAAGAGATGAGAAGGTTTTTCTGCTTGGGGAGGAAGTTGCCCAGTATGATGGGGCCTACAAG GTAAGCCGAGGCCTATGGAAGAAATATGGAGACAAGAGGATCATAGACACCCCCATATCTGAG atgggctttgctggGATTGCTGTAGGCGCTGCAATG GCTGGGTTGAGGCCCATTTGTGAATTCATGACCTTCAATTTTTCTATGCAAGCTATTGATCAGGTTATCAACTCGGCTGCCAAGACTTACTACATGTCTGCAGGCCTTCAGCCTGTACCCATCGTGTTCAGGGGTCCCAATGGTGCCTCCGCGGGTGTGGCTGCCCAGCACTCACAGTGCTTCGCCGCCTGGTACGGGCACTGCCCAGGCTTAAAGGTGGTCAGCCCCTGGAACTCAGAGGATGCAAAAGGACTTATTAAATCGGCCATTCGTGACAACAATCCAG TGGTGATGCTTGAGAATGAACTGATGTACGGAGTTGCCTTCGAATTATCTGAAGCAGCTCAATCTAAAGATTTTCTGATTCCTATTGGGAAAGCCAAAATCGAACGGCCAG GGACACATATAACTGTGGTCTCCCATTCAAGACCTGTTGGTCACTGCGTAGAAGCTGCAACAGTGCTATCCAAAGAGGGAATTGAATGCGAG GTGATAAACATGCGCACCATCAGACCAATGGACATTGAGACCATAGAAGCCAGTGTCATGAAGACAAATCATCTTGTAACCGTTGAAGGAGGCTGGCCGCAGTTTGGAGTAGGAGCTGAAATCAGTGCCAGGATCATGGAAG GTCCTGCCTTCAATTACCTGGATGCTCCTGCTGTCCGGGTCACTGGTGCCGACGTCCCTATGCCTTATGCAAAGATCCTAGAAGACAACTCTGTACCTCAGgtcaaggacatcatatttgcaaTAAAGAAGGCATTGAACATCTAG